The region CTATGTTTACCTGATACCGATTTATAATTCGCTGGTGCTTTATGCCAGTCAAGTAAAAGTGGCAATCAGCGTCATTTTACTCATCCTGCTACTCTTTATCCCACAACAACTCGTGCGCCGATTGGCAGGTGCGCTTAGTATGCCTGTGCTCAGCCACTGGCGAACGCTGGTTGTAATCATCATGATGCTTTTTGTTATTCAGTTAAGCATCCAAGCGAAGCAGAAGCAACGTTCTCCCATCGTCACGTCTTAAATCAACATTCAGCCAGATGCAAATGGGGATCGAGTTTCAGCATAATAGCCAGTAGAACCATAAATACCGTGAGATATTCTGTGACATTGATGGTCAGTTCTGGAACCCCAAAACCCAAGAGTCGATTGTTGAACTGGTGGGATTCGCTTACGCCCTTATCACGAGCATTGGCGATCGCGCTTGCTGCCCCCTTAACCGTTCTCAATGCCTGGGCTTTCTCATCCATCTTCAGTTATTTCCGGTCTCTGTTAGTCGTTTTGATTGTGGCATCGCTATTTGCCTTCTTGTTGAACTATCCAGTGAGTTGGCTCCAAAAGCGAGGAACCCCCCGCACTCAAGCGGCAATAGTGGTGTTTTTGCTAGCACTGCTGGGTGTTTTAGTGTTGGCAGTGACTTTGCTGCCCTTAGCGATCGCTCAGGCACAACAACTTGTCGTTCGTTTGCCAGAATGGTTTGACTCCGGACAGCGGCAACTCGTCATGTTAGACCAACGGTTAACCGATATGGGCTTGCCTGTTAGCTTGGATGGGATCATTGTTCAAATCAACGATCGGCTGAAAAGCCAGCTTCAAAGCATCGCGGGTAAAGCTCTCAACCTAACCCTCGATTTGGCAGTCTTTACTGTTGCAAAGCTGATCGATGTTTTGCTGACCTTTATCTCTATCTTTTATCTGCTGCAACATGGGGATGAAGTCTGGGAAAACATCGTAGGCTGGCTACCCACCCGCATTCAAGAACCATTCTCAAATACACTACGCCTGAGTTTCCAAAATTACTTTTTAGGACAAATTATTTCATCTACTTGTATGGCAGTGGGGCTAACGTCCATCTTCTGGGTTCTGAAAGTGCCGTTTGGGCTGCTGTTTGGTTTAACAATTGGCTTCATGGCACTAGTACCCTTTGGCGGTTCGGTGGGCATCGCGATCGTCACCTTCCTGGTGGGGCTGCGGGATATTGGCACTGCAGCTCAGGTGTTGGCTGTTGCTTTGATCGTCCAGCAAATTGTGGAAAATGGCATTGCACCCAGGGTCTTGGGAAGTGTGACTGGGCTGAATCCTTTCTGGGTATTTGTAGCAATTCTTACCGGGGCAAGGGTAGGCGGTTTTTTGGGGGTGGTGGTGGCTGTACCCACAGCCGTGATGGTTCGAGAAGCATTAGATGCGATTCGCTCGACTCGAAAAAACGTTGAAATTATCTTGAATGATTCTGAGCATCATGATTCCAGCTACTATACTCCCTCAGGCAGTTCGCAAATACCTCCGGGGGAAATGCTGGAGACAACACCCGCACCAACAGAAACCGTTTCTCCCCAATCGTAATCTGAACAATACTTCTCCCCTAGAGAAGATGCTTTAGGTTAGGGTCTGCTTGAATTTCCTTCAGCACATTTTTAATTTCTTGGGTGCGATCTTTTTTCACAATCAGTGTTACTTTACCGTCACGCACAATCACGGTGTCTTCCAGCCCAATGGTGACGATCAAATCATCATTATCCGTAGCGTAGAATAACGCTCCCTGAGTATCCAGTCCAATATGCCGCGCCAGTTCTACGTTCGGGTCTTCGCCTTTTAGTAAGCGCTCGATCGCGTTCCAATCACCCAAGTCATCCCAACCAAAAGCAACGGGCAACACATAAGCCTGCTGTGTCTTTTCCATCAAGGCATAATCAATACTCTTTTTGGGCAAGTTCGGATATGCTGCCAGCCCTTGCTCTTCCAAAGGACCTAAAATCTCAGGGGCATAGACAAGCAACTCATCCAGCGCTACCCCTGCCCGGAAAACAAACATACCGCTGTTCCAGCTAAATTTTCCTGTGGCTAAAAACTCTTCAGCCGTAGCGCGATCAGGTTTTTCCATGAAGCGATCAACTCGATAAGCGGCAAACCCCCTGCCATACTGCCCCACTCCCTCGCCCTGCTGAATGTAGCCATAGCCTATGGAAGGATAATTGGGAGCAATTCCCAAGGTCACAATCGCTGTTTCTTGCGCAGCCAAATCGGCGGCAGCGGTGAGGGTGGCATGGAAAGCCGCTTCATCGGCAATCCAATGATCGGCAGGAAAGAACCCCAAAACTGCCTCTCTGCCGTAGCGTTGGGAAATTTCTAGTGTGCTCCAGGCAACTGCTGGGGCGGTATCTCGTCCTTCTGGTTCTACGAGCAAGTTTACTTCGGGCAAGTTGGGCAACTGCTCCCGCACTCCTTCTGCCAGGTGAGAAGCGGTGACTACCCAGATATCCTCCCAACCACCTGCGATCGCCAACAGTCGTTCAGCCGTGGCTTGCAGCAAACTCCGACCACTACCATCCAGGCTCAAAAACTGCTTGGGGCGGTTGCGGCGGCTAAGAGGCCAAAATCGCTCACCTTTGCCACCAGCTAAAATCACAGGAACGAGGGAGGGGATACTCATAGGTTGCTCCGAAAGGTAGGTTGCTCCGAAAGGGAAAAATCTGTAGGGAAAAACTGGAGATGCTGCTGTCAAAATCCTACTTAGTGTTGACAGATTCCTGGCTGTTTGCACAGTATCTCACTGGGGATCTTTATCTCAGCTTTGAAGTGTCCTACTGGTTTACATGGCCATGATGAAGCAGGTAATCCAGAATACTAGCAGGCAAGATTCGTTGGAGTTCAGACATCTGCTCGCAGATCAAATTCCTGGCTCCAGTCAGGAAACTCATCTCCTGGTAAGCGACCATAAAGTTGAATGCGGGTAATGCCTGTGATTGGCGATCGCTTCAGCATGCTCACCGTCAGGGCTGCCATCTCAGTGGCATTCGGTACCGGATTGGCTTCAAACAATAGTTGCAATACGTCTGCTTTCAACCGAACTTTGGCATTCGTACCCATCGGATTCAGGGCTGCACTCAGCATGGCTGTGAACTGTCCCAGCCAAGTTTCGAGGTCTGGTAACGGTTCAGGCTCGGTCGCAGTCGCCAGTCCAGGAGACGGAGTGACTGGAGAAGGAAGTTCCGCGTTGGGAATATCTTCCGGCAAAATCGTGGTGAGAATCTCATCAGTAAGAGTGTTGATGACAGCTAACCGATTTGCCTGCCGTTCAATGGTTTTTTCAAATAAATTGCGGACTAATCGGGCATTGCCAAAGGTGCGATCGCGCTGCTCATACAATTGGGTCAACAGGTCTTTCAGCTTCTGATTTGCGGCTTCCGTGGGGTGAAAGTGACTGTCTTTGCACATTTTGTTGAAGATAGCGACCAACTCATCCGGTGTGTAATCGTTGAAATAGAAATAACGATTGAAGCGCGATTTCAGCCCTGGATTAGATTCCACAAACCGCACCATCTCATCGGTATAGCCCGCTGCAATGACCACAAGCCGTTTGCGGTAGTCTTCCATCCGCTTGAGCAAGGTATCCACTGCTTCTTGCCCAAAGTCGCGGGAATTGTCTTTAGGAGTCAGGGCATAGGCTTCGTCGATGAACAACACTCCATCCAGCGCCGACGTAACTTTTTCGTCCACTTTTTTAGAGGTGCCACCGATGTAGTCTGCCACGAGTCCAGCGCGATCGGTTTCTACCAGATGCCCTTTCTGCAAAAATCCTAGTTCTCTAAAAATACGGCTGACTAATCGTGCGACGGTGGTTTTGCCAGTTCCCGGTGGACCGCTAAACACGGAATGCAGAGAAACGGAAGTAGTTGCCAGTCCTCGCTCTTCTCGAACTTTCTGCACCTTAAGGAAATTGGTGAGAGATTTGACCTCCTCTTTGATGTTGTCCATGCCAATCAGTTGGTTTAGCTCATCCATCACCGCATCCAACCCTTCTTCGGGCGGGGTGGCTTCTGGTGCAGAGGCAGCTGCTGGTTTAGCTGAGGCTGGTGTTGGCGAAGATACTTGTTTCAAGTATTTGTCTGGGTCGCTGTAAGTGTGGAGCATCTGCCAGACTTGAGACAGTGCTGCCATTTCCTCCATAGAGATTTGCCCATCCGCTTTAACAATCACCTGAGCAAAGCGATAGATCGAATTGATAGTGCTTTCGAGCAAGCGAGTGCCGTGGGCTTCATCGTATTGGTTGAGCACAGAAGGAAGGGTGAGTTTATGTTCATTGGCGATCGCTTCTTTTAATTCCAGCAACACCCGGACTGCTTCTTTCTCATACTTCAGCCTCACCTCTCGTGAAAGATCCCACTGGTTAATAACCACATCCAGCATATCTTTGTCTTGCTTGACCAGGGCATAGAAGACGATGAAGCCCAGCAATTCATTGGCAGAAATATCATTGTTGCTACGCCCACAAATCAGCACAACCTTCGCCACATCTATCAGCAACCATTGCTCAAAATCTTTCCCCATCTGTAAAATGGGCTGCACCTCTTTATAAAGTGCATTCGCCTCCCGCTTGATTTCGCTGGTATCCACGAAAATCTCCTACTTGGCATAGCCTTACACTCCTTAAAAGATAGGCAGAACCAGATTGTTCGTCCACTAATATTCGTCTACTAATACGAAGCACCTAATGAGATTTGGGAATCCCTGTACCTACTGCGTCTTGAATCGATTTCAACCCAGCTTGCTCCAGCTTTTGCAATAAACCCTCAAGCACCTGGCGTACCATCATGGGTCCTTGATAAATCCAGCCAGTATAGGTCTGCACCAGGCTAGCTCCCGCAGTGATTTTCTCCCAGGCATCGTCAGCCGTGAAAATGCCACCCACGCCAATGATGGGCAGTTTGCCCTGTGTTTCTTGGTAGATAAAGCGAATGACCTCAGTTGATCGTGCCCGCAGGGGTGCCCCACTAATGCCACCGGTTTCTTCTGTCACAGGCTTGCCCGTTTTCTGAACAATGTGTGTTTTTAGCCCTTCCCGCCGAATTGTGGTGTTAGTGGCAATAATGCCCGCCAGTTGATGAGCTTGAGCCAAAGCCAGGACATCTGCGATCGCCTCCCATTCCAAATCTGGTGCAATCTTTACCAGCAAAGGTTTGTGCACTGTATTCTCCTGCTGCAATGCTTGCAAAATTGGCTCCAGTTGAGCTTTATCTTGCAGCGATCGCAGTCCTGGCGTATTCGGCGAACTCACATTTACCACAAAATAATCTCCCCAGTCTTTGAGCAACCGAAAGCTATTTACATAATCCTCAGCCGCTTTTTCCAGGGGAGTGGTTTTAGATTTGCCTAAATTGATACCCAGGGGATAGGGAATGGGAGTCCGACTCCTACCTTCACTCCTTCCCCATCTCTTCCCCAAGGTCTCCGCCATTGCTGCGGCTCCTTGGTTGTTGAAGCCCATGCGATTGAGAACGGCTTGATCGGAAACTAAACGAAATAGGCGGGGGGAGGGGTTGCCAACTTGGGGGTGATACGTGACAGTACCTAGTTCAGCAAATCCAAAGCCAAAGGTTGACCATATGCCAGAGGCGATCGCGTCTTTATCAAATCCGGCAGCAAGTCCAATCGGATTGGGGAAGGGAACATCCCACAGGGTTTGCTGCAAGCCTGGATCGATAAGACTACAAGTTTGTTCTAAGTGCGATCTCATCCATCGGGCAATCCAATCTGACTGGGGATTATCTAACCAGCCAAGAACTTTCAAGCTTTGGGAATGGAGCCATTCAGGGTCTGTTCTTAAACCAGAGAACAGAATTGGACGAAGTAGCGATTGATAAAGATCCATGTGGGTATTCTGAAGGCATAAGAAATGTGCGATCGCCCCCAGCAAGCTCAATTGAGAATCGATCCTGATCCGCAATCGCACTTGTGCACATTGATTCTATTCCCGATCAATCAGGATGCAGATACTTATGCTAGACCCAGTAAATTCAGGCAATTTTTGGGAATAGATGCCTGGATGGGGCTATCCCAGCCTCGCTTCAGATAGCAAACACCGATATAGTTTTCGCATAGGTTGAACAGTGATGCAGATGGCGAATTGGTTTAACTAAGAGAGCATTGGTTGTCAACCGCCGTACTTTATTCGGTCTATGTTTTTATCATTAGTCTTTAATTTAAATCATCCTCTCTACTACTGAAATGGTTCCACAGAAAGAGCCAAATACTTATGAAAAACAACTGGTGGCGTTGGGGCGCGTCCTGCAAATACTACGTGAAGAAGAAAATTCAGACGTTTTAATTGATACCGTCATCAACTATATTCATTCTGAGTTTGAGTACAGTGTGATTTGGATTGGGTTGTATGACCGTTTAGAACATCGTCTGTTTGGTAAAGGTGGAATAACCCCCAGCGGAGAAATTACTTTTCTGAAACAACGGTTTACGCTTAACCCTGGAGATGTGCTGGAGCAGGTGATGATCCAACAACGCCCAGTCGCCATTCCGGATTTGCGAGAAGAGGTACGGGCAGGGGAATGGCGCAAAGCGGCGAAAAAACACAATATCCAGGGGACGGTTATTTTTCCTATTCGTTATCGCGATCGCTGCTATGGGGTCACATTGCTGGGATCATCCGCTTGGGGCGTTTCCCCCAAACCAGACGAAAAAGCTCGCCTCTCAATGATTTTGGGTGAGTTTGCGGCATCCCTATTTCAAATTGAAACCGAATGGCAACGGCAGCAAACCCGGCATCCAGACGAACCCTTGCTAAATCTGTTGTCTCAGTTGCGATCGCTCAACGGATTAGGACCGCGTTTAGAAGCAGCTGTAGAACAAACTCATCAATTCATTCAACCCACCCGAACTAGCGTCTATTGGTTTGAACGAGAACGCCGCTATTTCTGGCGCAGAGTGGGCAATCGTCAGCGAACAACCAGCTTTAGCGAAGCCAATCAACCTGCTTCTGGCATTACGGCGCAAGAAGTGAGTGGATTTTACCAGGCGCTAGCATCTGACCAAATTGTGGCAATTGGGGAAGCCCTTAGTTCTCTCAAAGCAGACACAACCAGTCGGCTGATGCAACAAATCAAAGCGCGATCGCTGCTAGCAGCCCCTATCCTGTTTCAAAATGAGTTGCAAGGATTTCTGGCAGTTGAAGGAACCGAACCTCGCATCTGGACAGAGCATGAGAAAAACTTCATCCGGGGTGCCGCCCAAATGATTGCCCTGACGGTGCCACTAGACACAATGGAAACCACGATCGAGCAAATTCGAACTGATCGAGAACTGGTTTCCGAGATTGCACGGTCCATTTATGACGAAGATGATTGGAAAAATACTCTCAAACAAACCGCTGATCAATTGTGTAAACGGCTCAAAGCTGAGCGTTTTCTGGTGTTGTTGTATGACCGGGACTTAAACGGGTACGAAACTTGCTACCAAAGCCATCCTGCGAATCGACGCCCCCTCACCACCCTCCTAGATGACCTGAGTGATGCTGATCGTAAGTTGCTGAAACGCAGTGAAGAAGCCATCGGGATTGAAAATTTGGATGGTGACCTGAAGTTGGTTAGTTGGCGAGATCGCTTGCTGGAGTTAGGAATAAAGTCCCTAATTTTATGCAACACCGCGATCGGACAAGAACCAGAGGGGATTTTGGTGATTTGTCATGAAGCACCACGCAGTTGGAACCGGGCAGAACGAGAACTAGTGCGAGTCGTGAGCCAACAACTAGGACTGATTCTGCACCAATGGCAACTCCAGCGCGAAACAGAGCAGCAGCAAACGATTCATCAAACCGTTCAATGGGGTCTCACAGCGATGCAACAGACCCAGGATCTCGATCATCTACAGCAAGCAGCTCTACACTACTTAGTTCAGGTAATGCAGGCACCTGTGGCGGTATTGGTGAGTTGGATGCCGGGGCATAGTTCCGCTCGCATTTTGAGTTCACCACCGCCTAACGATCGCTTTGGCGTGAATGTAGATGCAGTTGTCCCAGTTCATACAGATTTGCTAATTCGGCAAACGCTAGAACGACAAGATATTCTGCAACTCACCATTCAAGACGTTTCTATTCCCAGCCGGCAGTGGCTATATGGAGCAGGTATTGGGCAATTGTTGCTGATGGCGCTGCGCACTTCATCTGAAAACGAGCCAACTGGTATTGTCATCATCATGGATGAGTTAGAACGCCGTTGGTCTGAGCGACATTTGGCAGCTTTGCCAGTCTTGGTGAATCAATTGGCGTGGTCTCGCCGCCACATCATGCTAACAGAACGCCTGGCTTCTCAACGATTGAATCTGGAGCGATTATCCTGGTATAAGCATCGATGCCTGGACGAAGCACAACGGGCAGTCGTGGCTGGGCTAAAGCGGCTCGACGAACTGACAAACCCCAAAGAACCTTTATTTGTCACCCGACAGCAGCAACTGTTGCGGCAATTGAAGGATGCGATCGCTCCCCTCAACCAAATCATCCAAGAAGAAGAATGGACGTTGCAGGTTCAGCCTTCTACAATTTCGCTAATTTCGTTGTTGAAACGAGCCTTAGAACGAGTAGACAATCGCATCAAGCAACATCAACTCTGGACTCAAGTACACGACGAAACCAACCTCACCATTGGCGGTGACATCGCCAAAATTGAGCTAGTGCTCTACGAAGTGCTGCTCAAAGCCTGTGAGCGATCGCCCCAGGGTGGACGCATTGACCTTTGGTGCCGTCAGATTGATAATCGCTGGTTTGAGCTACTTATTACCGACACTGGACACATCGAACCGCGCCTGCTAGAAGAGTTGGAGTCAGGGCGCAAAGACTGGTTAGCACCGTCGATCCTGGATCATCCTCCTGGTCTGCATCTCCTGATCTGCCGCTCTCTGATGAAAACTATTGGGGGCGAATTCAATCTATATCGTCTAGATGACGGTCGTAATACTAGTCGGCTGGTTCTGCCCCTGGCAACTACCTTAGCCAGCACCCGATGAGTATTCGATAGGCATTATGGGTTATTCGCATTTTCGCGTTCCGTCACTTGAACACGCGGCACCACGATGGCATCAAATCCTTTTTGCTTCAAGTGTTCTACCACTGGAAAAGCTGCCTCTAGGGTGTCAAATTGTCCAATTGTAATGAATGTCCCTGGTGCGGCACGAGTTAAGGAGGCACGTGGTTCAACCTGTTGGATCTCGTTCAGCATCCCCGTTGCTGTTTGAGCATGGTTGTTAACGGGAATTGCTACTGTGTAGCGATAGGTGCACTGATAGTTGAGGTTGGAGTTTTCCAGAGGCGGCACTGTAATGCAAATGCCACTCTCAAGCAAACTCCTGGCTATCTCTGCTTGAGTCGCGGCTTTTTGGGCAGTTTCTCTGGCTTTTTGGGCAGTGTAGCTTGTCCAGGCGACAATCCCCCCTGATAGAATCGCAATCATAGCAAATCCAGCAATTCCCTGACGCAGTATGCGGCGCGTTGTTTGTTCAATTTGGTGGAGCTTTTCTTCACTGCGCTGTAATTCTTTTTCAGCAACTCGGCGTTGTTCCCGTTCGCGCTGGAGTTCTGCTTCAAGTTGGGCAACCTCTGATTCCTGATCATGCCGAATGAAGCTCACGAGGTAGTCGTGCACCAGTTGATAGCAGTCAGCGGGAAAGTCGGGAATGAGAAAGACTAACCCAGATCCGACGAGAACTTCCAGCACCAGATCCAGGTTGGCGATCGCATGAGTCAAGCCCAAATCGACTAAATCCGCTTCCAGATCTTCGCGCGTTTTCAGGGGACGGGCACCCTTTTCATTCGTCAAAAGGAAAAGTACGATTCGAGCCAAATCTTCATTTTCGGGACCGCAGTCTTTGACCACATCTTCCAGCGATCGCTGCACCAACTTTTCTTTGGGTCCCTTTTGCTGATATTTCGCCAGCGTATCGATCCCTTCTGCCTGCAATTGAGCACCCACAACTTGCAGTTCAATCGGGCGCACTTCCCCTAG is a window of Leptolyngbyaceae cyanobacterium JSC-12 DNA encoding:
- a CDS encoding putative permease (IMG reference gene:2510096317~PFAM: Domain of unknown function DUF20) gives rise to the protein MVSSGTPKPKSRLLNWWDSLTPLSRALAIALAAPLTVLNAWAFSSIFSYFRSLLVVLIVASLFAFLLNYPVSWLQKRGTPRTQAAIVVFLLALLGVLVLAVTLLPLAIAQAQQLVVRLPEWFDSGQRQLVMLDQRLTDMGLPVSLDGIIVQINDRLKSQLQSIAGKALNLTLDLAVFTVAKLIDVLLTFISIFYLLQHGDEVWENIVGWLPTRIQEPFSNTLRLSFQNYFLGQIISSTCMAVGLTSIFWVLKVPFGLLFGLTIGFMALVPFGGSVGIAIVTFLVGLRDIGTAAQVLAVALIVQQIVENGIAPRVLGSVTGLNPFWVFVAILTGARVGGFLGVVVAVPTAVMVREALDAIRSTRKNVEIILNDSEHHDSSYYTPSGSSQIPPGEMLETTPAPTETVSPQS
- a CDS encoding mannose-1-phosphate guanylyltransferase (IMG reference gene:2510096318~PFAM: Nucleotidyl transferase~TIGRFAM: mannose-1-phosphate guanylyltransferase/mannose-6-phosphate isomerase) encodes the protein MSIPSLVPVILAGGKGERFWPLSRRNRPKQFLSLDGSGRSLLQATAERLLAIAGGWEDIWVVTASHLAEGVREQLPNLPEVNLLVEPEGRDTAPAVAWSTLEISQRYGREAVLGFFPADHWIADEAAFHATLTAAADLAAQETAIVTLGIAPNYPSIGYGYIQQGEGVGQYGRGFAAYRVDRFMEKPDRATAEEFLATGKFSWNSGMFVFRAGVALDELLVYAPEILGPLEEQGLAAYPNLPKKSIDYALMEKTQQAYVLPVAFGWDDLGDWNAIERLLKGEDPNVELARHIGLDTQGALFYATDNDDLIVTIGLEDTVIVRDGKVTLIVKKDRTQEIKNVLKEIQADPNLKHLL
- a CDS encoding AAA+ family ATPase (IMG reference gene:2510096319~PFAM: ATPase family associated with various cellular activities (AAA)), translating into MDTSEIKREANALYKEVQPILQMGKDFEQWLLIDVAKVVLICGRSNNDISANELLGFIVFYALVKQDKDMLDVVINQWDLSREVRLKYEKEAVRVLLELKEAIANEHKLTLPSVLNQYDEAHGTRLLESTINSIYRFAQVIVKADGQISMEEMAALSQVWQMLHTYSDPDKYLKQVSSPTPASAKPAAASAPEATPPEEGLDAVMDELNQLIGMDNIKEEVKSLTNFLKVQKVREERGLATTSVSLHSVFSGPPGTGKTTVARLVSRIFRELGFLQKGHLVETDRAGLVADYIGGTSKKVDEKVTSALDGVLFIDEAYALTPKDNSRDFGQEAVDTLLKRMEDYRKRLVVIAAGYTDEMVRFVESNPGLKSRFNRYFYFNDYTPDELVAIFNKMCKDSHFHPTEAANQKLKDLLTQLYEQRDRTFGNARLVRNLFEKTIERQANRLAVINTLTDEILTTILPEDIPNAELPSPVTPSPGLATATEPEPLPDLETWLGQFTAMLSAALNPMGTNAKVRLKADVLQLLFEANPVPNATEMAALTVSMLKRSPITGITRIQLYGRLPGDEFPDWSQEFDLRADV
- a CDS encoding dihydroorotate oxidase A (IMG reference gene:2510096320~PFAM: Dihydroorotate dehydrogenase~TIGRFAM: dihydroorotate dehydrogenase, subfamily 2), with amino-acid sequence MDLYQSLLRPILFSGLRTDPEWLHSQSLKVLGWLDNPQSDWIARWMRSHLEQTCSLIDPGLQQTLWDVPFPNPIGLAAGFDKDAIASGIWSTFGFGFAELGTVTYHPQVGNPSPRLFRLVSDQAVLNRMGFNNQGAAAMAETLGKRWGRSEGRSRTPIPYPLGINLGKSKTTPLEKAAEDYVNSFRLLKDWGDYFVVNVSSPNTPGLRSLQDKAQLEPILQALQQENTVHKPLLVKIAPDLEWEAIADVLALAQAHQLAGIIATNTTIRREGLKTHIVQKTGKPVTEETGGISGAPLRARSTEVIRFIYQETQGKLPIIGVGGIFTADDAWEKITAGASLVQTYTGWIYQGPMMVRQVLEGLLQKLEQAGLKSIQDAVGTGIPKSH
- a CDS encoding GAF domain-containing protein (IMG reference gene:2510096321~PFAM: GAF domain) yields the protein MVPQKEPNTYEKQLVALGRVLQILREEENSDVLIDTVINYIHSEFEYSVIWIGLYDRLEHRLFGKGGITPSGEITFLKQRFTLNPGDVLEQVMIQQRPVAIPDLREEVRAGEWRKAAKKHNIQGTVIFPIRYRDRCYGVTLLGSSAWGVSPKPDEKARLSMILGEFAASLFQIETEWQRQQTRHPDEPLLNLLSQLRSLNGLGPRLEAAVEQTHQFIQPTRTSVYWFERERRYFWRRVGNRQRTTSFSEANQPASGITAQEVSGFYQALASDQIVAIGEALSSLKADTTSRLMQQIKARSLLAAPILFQNELQGFLAVEGTEPRIWTEHEKNFIRGAAQMIALTVPLDTMETTIEQIRTDRELVSEIARSIYDEDDWKNTLKQTADQLCKRLKAERFLVLLYDRDLNGYETCYQSHPANRRPLTTLLDDLSDADRKLLKRSEEAIGIENLDGDLKLVSWRDRLLELGIKSLILCNTAIGQEPEGILVICHEAPRSWNRAERELVRVVSQQLGLILHQWQLQRETEQQQTIHQTVQWGLTAMQQTQDLDHLQQAALHYLVQVMQAPVAVLVSWMPGHSSARILSSPPPNDRFGVNVDAVVPVHTDLLIRQTLERQDILQLTIQDVSIPSRQWLYGAGIGQLLLMALRTSSENEPTGIVIIMDELERRWSERHLAALPVLVNQLAWSRRHIMLTERLASQRLNLERLSWYKHRCLDEAQRAVVAGLKRLDELTNPKEPLFVTRQQQLLRQLKDAIAPLNQIIQEEEWTLQVQPSTISLISLLKRALERVDNRIKQHQLWTQVHDETNLTIGGDIAKIELVLYEVLLKACERSPQGGRIDLWCRQIDNRWFELLITDTGHIEPRLLEELESGRKDWLAPSILDHPPGLHLLICRSLMKTIGGEFNLYRLDDGRNTSRLVLPLATTLASTR